A DNA window from Drosophila pseudoobscura strain MV-25-SWS-2005 chromosome 2, UCI_Dpse_MV25, whole genome shotgun sequence contains the following coding sequences:
- the wat gene encoding fatty acyl-CoA reductase wat, which produces MDDPKIMNIMNGMKTLEDHSQLINDVKDESPMQMFYKDKGVFLTGGTGFFGKIIIEKLLRVTEVGQIYLLIRTKKGKDAFARIEDLFNDPVFDKMKQVNPKYRCQITIINGDCSLPGMGISPDERETILENVNIVLHSAATVRFDEKLKMAIAINVHGTKEIIKLAKEIVNLKALVHVSTAFAHCNMRHIQEKFYSGTMTGENAFKLSECLDEHTLNTLTPTIIQGYPNTYTFTKVLAENVVQQTAQNLPVTIFRPGIVITTYREPVTGWIDNMYGPCGVIVGIGSGVLRVFTGDMDNKAHIVPVDMCVNALLASAWDIARNKYETPPIYNYVPDAENMVSWRRYMEDGFEYGCDIPMRKSIWYPRFTIVPHMWQYHILCFFYHTLPALIMDFIMVIIGKKPRMMKIYRKIHKLSNVLKYFSSNEFRFDNDNVRSLSAKLDERDKRLFAFDMRDLDWTNLFRVSLYGLRLYVVKDDPSNIPESIKRYERLKVLHYTTLAVFYSLVAWALYGLIKLIFL; this is translated from the exons ATGGATGATCCCAAAATAATGAACATTATGAATGGCATGAAAACACTGGAAGACCACTCTCAGCTCATAAATGACGTGAAGG ACGAGTCGCCCATGCAAATGTTCTACAAGGACAAGGGCGTATTCCTCACTGGCGGCACAGGATTCTTCGGCAAAA TTATCATCGAGAAATTGTTGCGCGTCACGGAGGTGGGACAAATATATTTGCTGATACGCACCAAAAAGGGCAAGGATGCATTCGCACGCATTGAGGATCTGTTTAATGATCCG GTCTTTGACAAGATGAAACAGGTTAATCCCAAGTATCGCTGCCAGATCACAATCATCAACGGGGACTGCTCTCTGCCGGGAATGGGTATCAGTCCAGATGAGCGGGAGACCATTCTGGAGAATGTGAACATTGTTCTGCACAGTGCGGCCACAGTCCGGTTCGATGAGAAGCTGAAAATGGCCATTGCCATCAATGTCCACGGCACCAAGGAGATCATCAAGCTGGCCAAAGAGATTGTCAACCTTAAG GCCCTCGTCCATGTCTCCACTGCATTTGCGCACTGCAACATGCGCCACATCCAGGAGAAGTTCTACAGCGGCACCATGACCGGCGAGAATGCCTTCAAGCTGAGCGAATGCCTGGACGAGCACACTCTGAATACCCTGACGCCAACCATTATTCAGGGCTATCCGAACACGTATACCTTCACCAAAGTTCTGGCCGAGAATGTGGTGCAGCAGACGGCACAGAATCTGCCAGTAACGATCTTTAGGCCGGGCATAG TGATCACCACATACCGTGAACCAGTCACCGGTTGGATCGACAACATGTACGGACCCTGTGGCGTCATTGTGGGCATTGGCTCAGGCGTTCTGCGCGTCTTCACCGGTGATATGGACAACAAGGCGCACATCGTGCCGGTGGACATGTGTGTGAATGCTCTGCTGGCCAGTGCCTGGGACATAGCGCGGAACAA ATACGAGACACCGCCCATCTATAACTATGTCCCCGATGCGGAAAACATGGTGAGTTGGAGGCGTTACATGGAGGATGGCTTTGAGTATGGCTGTGATATACCGATGCGCAAGTCCATATGGTATCCGCGCTTCACCATCGTGCCACACATGTGGCAGTATCACATACTTTGCTTCTTCTACCACACATTGCCCGCCCTGATCATGGACTTCATTATGGTGATCATTGGCAAGAAACCAAG AATGATGAAGATCTATCGCAAGATCCACAAGCTGAGCAATGTCCTCAAGTACTTTAGTTCAAATGAGTTTCGCTTCGACAACGATAATGTGAGGAGTCTCTCCGCAAAGCTGGATGAGAGGGACAAGCGGCTGTTTGCCTTCGATATGCGCGACTTGGACTGGACCAATCTCTTCCGCGTCAGTCTCTATGGGCTTCGCCTTTATGTGGTGAAGGATGATCCCAGCAATATTCCCGAGTCCATCAAGCGATACGAGAG ATTGAAGGTCCTGCACTATACCACGCTGGCTGTTTTCTATTCGTTGGTCGCCTGGGCACTGTACGGCCTCATCAAGCTCATCTTCTTATAG